Proteins encoded together in one Streptomyces sp. NA04227 window:
- a CDS encoding N-acetylmuramoyl-L-alanine amidase produces the protein MRGSARERVTETRGRTRAAAGAVAAAALLLPLISSAPSGAEETPASGRLQEAFATAAADYDVPRSVLLGVSYLQSRWDSHNGAASVTGGYGPMHLTDARTALEHAPHHSEGDEDPRGDASRGRLKPTAEPATAPGKLPPRLTTLTRAAELTGLAPEKLRTDPAANIRGGAALLAAEQKRLGKTLSADPADWYAAIGRFSGAEDSATAATYAGDVFAVIRDGRRRTNDTGQRLRLNPVPGLRVSAEEAGRMGLRRAKAAGTECPATVSCEWIPAPYEEFGEGDYGNHDLADRPKDQNIEYIVVHDTEGPWDTTLKLVQDPTYVSWHYTLRSTDGHIAQHVRTKDVGWHAGNWFVNAKSVGLEHEGFLASPDAWYTEAMYRTSARLVGYLARKYDIPLNRQHILGHDTVPGTTTSSIPGMHTDPGPYWNWQHYFELLGAPLPTSGSKAGGVVTIAPDYESHQPVFTGCTKPSETCDPHGSSAVRLHTEPREDAPLIKDIGLRPGGGESTTGVHDLGSRVSAGQRYAVAERRGDWTAIWYLGQKAWFENPAGQPTAHAAGGTVITPKAGRADIPVYGRAYPEKEAYPQGVPVQTVSPLPYKLLAGQRYAVGDKLRGEYFYAPTFDTKPHRVVRGDDVYYEIQFGHRIAFVRAADVDVKSSRK, from the coding sequence TTGCGAGGATCCGCCAGAGAACGCGTCACCGAGACCAGAGGCCGTACCCGTGCGGCGGCGGGCGCCGTCGCCGCGGCCGCTCTGCTGCTTCCGCTGATCTCCTCCGCCCCGTCCGGAGCCGAGGAGACGCCCGCCTCCGGACGCCTGCAGGAAGCCTTCGCCACGGCGGCCGCCGACTACGACGTACCCCGCAGCGTGCTGCTCGGGGTCTCCTATCTCCAGTCGCGCTGGGACAGCCACAACGGTGCCGCGAGCGTGACCGGCGGCTACGGGCCGATGCATCTGACCGACGCCAGGACCGCGCTGGAGCACGCGCCGCACCACAGCGAGGGCGACGAGGACCCGCGGGGCGACGCCTCACGGGGGCGTCTGAAGCCGACCGCCGAACCCGCCACCGCCCCCGGCAAGCTGCCGCCCCGGCTCACCACTTTGACCAGGGCGGCCGAACTGACCGGCCTGGCCCCCGAGAAGCTGCGCACCGACCCGGCCGCGAACATCCGGGGCGGCGCCGCGCTGCTCGCCGCCGAGCAGAAGCGGCTCGGCAAGACGCTCAGCGCCGATCCCGCCGACTGGTACGCGGCGATCGGCCGCTTCTCCGGCGCCGAGGACAGCGCGACCGCCGCCACCTACGCGGGCGACGTGTTCGCCGTGATCCGCGACGGCCGGCGCCGCACCAACGACACCGGCCAGCGGCTGCGCCTGAACCCGGTCCCCGGCCTGCGGGTCTCCGCCGAGGAGGCCGGGCGGATGGGGCTGCGGCGCGCGAAGGCCGCCGGCACGGAGTGCCCCGCCACCGTCTCCTGCGAGTGGATCCCGGCCCCCTACGAGGAGTTCGGCGAGGGCGACTACGGCAACCACGACCTCGCCGACCGCCCCAAGGACCAGAACATCGAGTACATCGTGGTGCACGACACCGAGGGCCCCTGGGACACGACGCTGAAGCTGGTGCAGGACCCGACGTACGTCTCCTGGCACTACACGCTGCGCTCCACCGACGGGCACATCGCCCAGCACGTGCGGACCAAGGACGTCGGCTGGCACGCGGGCAACTGGTTCGTCAACGCCAAGTCGGTGGGCCTGGAACACGAGGGCTTCCTGGCCTCGCCGGACGCCTGGTACACGGAGGCGATGTACCGCACCTCGGCACGTCTGGTCGGCTACCTCGCGCGCAAGTACGACATCCCGCTGAACCGTCAGCACATCCTCGGGCACGACACCGTGCCGGGCACGACCACCTCGTCGATCCCGGGCATGCACACCGACCCGGGCCCGTACTGGAACTGGCAGCACTACTTCGAACTCCTCGGCGCCCCGCTGCCCACCTCCGGCAGCAAGGCGGGCGGCGTGGTGACCATCGCCCCGGACTACGAGTCGCACCAGCCGGTGTTCACCGGCTGCACCAAGCCCTCGGAGACCTGCGACCCGCACGGCTCCAGCGCGGTGCGGCTGCACACCGAGCCCCGTGAGGACGCGCCGCTGATCAAGGACATCGGTCTGCGCCCGGGCGGCGGGGAGTCCACGACCGGGGTGCACGACCTGGGTTCGCGGGTCTCGGCCGGGCAGCGGTACGCGGTGGCCGAGCGGCGGGGCGACTGGACGGCGATCTGGTACCTCGGCCAGAAGGCCTGGTTCGAGAACCCGGCCGGACAGCCCACGGCACACGCCGCCGGGGGCACCGTGATCACACCCAAGGCGGGCCGGGCCGACATCCCGGTGTACGGGCGCGCCTACCCGGAGAAGGAGGCCTATCCGCAGGGCGTACCGGTACAGACGGTCTCACCGCTGCCGTACAAGCTGCTCGCGGGACAGCGCTACGCGGTCGGCGACAAGCTGCGCGGCGAGTACTTCTACGCGCCGACCTTCGACACCAAGCCGCACCGGGTGGTCCGCGGCGACGACGTCTACTACGAGATCCAGTTCGGGCACCGGATCGCCTTCGTCCGCGCGGCCGACGTGGACGTGAAGTCCTCGCGGAAGTAG
- a CDS encoding leucine-rich repeat domain-containing protein, whose protein sequence is MSSELSLSYWRAGLTSVPEEVWRHRDVEVLLLPDNALTEVPSRIGSLRGLRTLDLGHNRLTAVPDALGDLVSLDRFLYLHDNRLTRLPASLTRLDRLAYLNVGENPLAELPETLGRMRGLVELRAQHNRLATLPSSTGELTAVRELWLRGNQLTTLPRSMGTLLDLRELELRENRFTEVPDALRALPALRRLDLRGNALTELPGWLAELPALEKLDLRWNPVTVPASLRTALTEHGCVVLD, encoded by the coding sequence GTGAGCTCCGAACTGTCCTTGTCCTACTGGCGCGCGGGGCTGACGTCCGTGCCGGAGGAGGTGTGGCGGCACCGGGATGTCGAGGTACTGCTCCTGCCGGACAACGCACTGACCGAGGTGCCGTCGCGGATCGGCTCGCTGCGCGGGCTGCGCACCCTCGACCTCGGTCACAACCGGCTCACCGCCGTACCGGACGCGCTCGGCGACCTTGTCTCGCTCGACCGGTTCCTCTATCTCCACGACAACCGGCTCACCCGGCTCCCGGCGTCGCTGACCCGGCTCGACCGCCTCGCCTATCTCAACGTGGGCGAGAATCCGCTCGCCGAGCTGCCGGAGACCCTGGGCCGTATGCGGGGCCTGGTCGAACTGCGGGCACAGCACAACCGCCTTGCCACGCTGCCGAGTTCGACCGGGGAGCTCACCGCCGTGCGCGAACTATGGCTGCGCGGCAATCAGTTGACGACACTGCCGCGCTCCATGGGCACACTGCTCGACCTGCGCGAACTTGAGTTGCGCGAGAACCGGTTCACCGAGGTGCCGGACGCCCTGCGCGCTCTGCCCGCTCTGCGGCGGCTCGACCTGCGCGGCAACGCGCTCACCGAACTGCCCGGCTGGCTGGCGGAGTTGCCCGCACTGGAGAAGCTGGACCTGCGCTGGAACCCGGTGACCGTTCCCGCCTCGCTGCGTACGGCGCTGACGGAACACGGCTGCGTCGTACTGGACTGA
- a CDS encoding acyl-CoA synthetase, whose translation MTGVHNSTVDSVLRRSARRCPGRTALRYDDRAWTYVELDDAVSRAARVLRLQALVPGDRVASYGHNSDAYLIGFLACARAGLVHVPVNQNLTGEDLGYLLRQSGSSLVLGDPALLGRLPEGTRTLALRDTEDSLLARIEHTAPWDGAPAADEDLVQLLYTSGTTALPKGAMMTHRALVHEYMSALHALDLRESDRPVHSLPLYHSAQMHVFLLPYLAVGAENTLLDAPDPERILDLVEQGRADSLFAPPTVWIGLSQHPGFAERNLDGLRKAYYGASIMPVPVLEKLRARLPSLAFYNCFGQSEIGPLATVLGPEEHEGRMDSCGRPVLFVEARVVDEDGAEVPDGTAGEVVYRSPQLCEGYWDKPEETQEAFRDGWFRSGDLAVRDAEGYFTVVDRVKDVINSGGVLVASRQVEDALYTHPAVAETAVIGLPDERWIEAVTAVVVRGTEVDEAELIGHARRHLAAFKAPKRIVFVDELPRNASGKILKRELRDRLAGS comes from the coding sequence ATGACGGGAGTGCACAACAGTACGGTCGACTCGGTTCTCCGCCGCAGCGCCCGCCGTTGCCCAGGCCGTACGGCTCTGCGCTACGACGACCGCGCGTGGACGTACGTCGAGCTCGACGACGCGGTCTCGCGGGCGGCGCGCGTCCTGCGCCTGCAGGCGCTCGTGCCCGGCGACCGGGTGGCCTCGTACGGACACAACTCCGACGCCTACCTCATCGGCTTCCTCGCCTGCGCCCGCGCCGGGCTCGTCCATGTGCCCGTCAACCAGAACCTGACCGGCGAGGACCTCGGCTATCTCCTTCGCCAGTCCGGCAGTTCACTGGTGCTCGGCGATCCCGCGCTGCTCGGCCGCCTGCCCGAGGGCACCCGTACGCTCGCTCTGCGCGACACCGAGGACTCGCTGCTCGCCCGCATCGAGCACACCGCGCCCTGGGACGGGGCGCCCGCCGCCGACGAAGACCTGGTCCAACTCCTCTACACCTCCGGTACGACGGCGCTGCCCAAGGGCGCGATGATGACGCACCGCGCTCTGGTGCACGAGTACATGAGCGCCCTGCACGCCCTGGACCTGCGCGAGAGCGACAGGCCGGTGCACTCGCTGCCGCTCTACCACTCGGCACAGATGCACGTGTTCCTGCTGCCCTACCTCGCAGTCGGCGCGGAGAACACCCTGCTCGACGCGCCGGATCCGGAGCGGATTCTCGACCTGGTCGAACAGGGCCGCGCGGACAGCCTGTTCGCGCCTCCGACGGTCTGGATCGGCCTGTCCCAGCACCCCGGCTTCGCCGAGCGGAACCTGGACGGGCTGCGCAAGGCGTACTACGGCGCGTCGATCATGCCGGTGCCGGTCCTGGAGAAACTGCGCGCCCGGCTGCCCTCGCTGGCCTTCTACAACTGCTTCGGGCAGAGCGAGATCGGCCCGCTCGCGACGGTCCTGGGACCCGAGGAGCACGAGGGCCGGATGGACTCCTGCGGACGCCCGGTGCTGTTCGTCGAGGCCAGGGTCGTCGACGAGGACGGCGCGGAGGTGCCCGACGGCACAGCGGGCGAAGTCGTCTACCGCTCACCGCAGTTGTGCGAGGGCTACTGGGACAAGCCCGAGGAGACCCAAGAGGCCTTCCGCGATGGCTGGTTCCGCTCCGGGGACCTCGCGGTACGGGACGCCGAGGGCTACTTCACGGTGGTCGACCGGGTGAAGGACGTCATCAACTCCGGTGGTGTGCTGGTCGCTTCGCGTCAGGTGGAAGACGCGCTGTACACCCACCCAGCGGTGGCCGAGACCGCGGTGATCGGACTCCCCGACGAGCGGTGGATCGAGGCGGTCACCGCCGTCGTGGTCCGTGGCACCGAGGTGGACGAGGCCGAACTCATCGGCCACGCCCGCCGTCACCTGGCCGCCTTCAAGGCACCCAAGCGCATCGTCTTCGTGGACGAACTGCCCCGCAACGCCAGCGGAAAGATCCTCAAGCGAGAACTCCGCGACCGGCTCGCGGGAAGCTGA
- a CDS encoding DUF397 domain-containing protein → MSESTTQPPPLTAWNKPELDLSHAEWQSSSRGRGDVQIAFVEGFVAMRNSGRPESPSLIFTPDEWGAFVLGAREGDFDLT, encoded by the coding sequence GTGTCCGAGAGCACCACCCAGCCGCCGCCGCTGACCGCGTGGAACAAGCCGGAACTTGACCTCTCCCACGCCGAGTGGCAGTCCAGCAGCAGAGGGCGCGGCGACGTCCAGATCGCCTTCGTCGAGGGCTTCGTGGCGATGCGCAACAGCGGACGGCCCGAGAGCCCTTCGCTGATCTTCACTCCTGACGAGTGGGGCGCCTTCGTACTCGGCGCGCGCGAGGGCGACTTCGACCTCACCTGA
- a CDS encoding tetratricopeptide repeat protein encodes MAETRLLQGRYRLLDLIGRGGMGEVWRARDESLGRQVAVKCLKPMGPQAQKGTLARGLQERFKREARVAAALQHHGVTVVHDFGEADGVLFLVMELLEGRNLSQLLEDNQGSPLPVADVEEIAVQLAAALAYTHEQSVVHRDLKPANIVRCQDGTVKICDFGIARLGHDIGFTAKITGTGIAMGTPHYMSPEQIGGGHLDERSDLYSLGCVLYEIATGAPPFDLGDTWSILVGHRDNAPEPPRERRGELPDYLDEVVLALLAKDPEHRPESARELARRLAAGRAGGQPLRHAARTAPASTTGELPLPAWAQSMTAGRKAGTAGDRGAVTPALTRHWVAAGREPSERVPRQAPPAGAEALRTEALRAAEEGRWTEACELHRKVMAERGRALGPDHPETLTSRYEVGYALARVGRDTQALQEYEQVAAARERVLGALHPETLGARQETAYVLGRLGRHTEAHRLYLIVLAGREQTLGPDHPDTLRCRHDFAFNLGRMGQVEEACRLAAEVAEQRARVLGPLHQDTLVSRYEVGYALGRLGRWAEALEVYGFVAEARGRALGPTHPETLAARYEVGIGLGRLGRSEEALHLYRELLADRTRIGGPEDLETLRARHGLGVNLGRLGRWDEALAEAEHVLAGRERALGPDHPDTLVARREAAVCLGWLGRWPQALTAYRGVADSRARILGPAHPDTLAAREDEARCLEQLGRPQEAEALHRQIAVLRARPASVQS; translated from the coding sequence ATGGCGGAAACCAGGCTGCTCCAGGGCCGGTACCGGCTGCTCGATCTCATCGGGCGCGGCGGCATGGGAGAAGTCTGGCGGGCCCGTGACGAGTCCCTCGGCCGACAGGTCGCCGTCAAGTGCCTCAAGCCGATGGGACCGCAGGCGCAGAAGGGCACGCTCGCGCGCGGGCTCCAGGAGCGCTTCAAGCGCGAAGCGCGGGTGGCGGCCGCGCTCCAGCACCACGGCGTCACCGTCGTCCACGACTTCGGCGAGGCCGACGGCGTGCTCTTCCTGGTCATGGAACTGCTCGAAGGCCGCAACCTCAGCCAGCTCCTGGAGGACAACCAGGGCAGTCCGCTGCCCGTCGCCGACGTCGAGGAGATCGCCGTACAACTCGCGGCGGCCCTCGCGTACACCCACGAACAGAGTGTCGTACACCGGGACTTGAAGCCCGCCAACATCGTGCGCTGCCAGGACGGCACCGTGAAGATCTGCGACTTCGGCATCGCCCGGCTCGGCCACGACATCGGCTTCACGGCGAAGATCACCGGCACCGGCATCGCGATGGGCACCCCGCACTACATGTCGCCCGAGCAGATCGGCGGCGGCCACCTCGACGAGCGCAGCGACCTGTACTCGCTCGGCTGTGTGCTGTACGAAATCGCCACCGGGGCACCGCCTTTCGACCTCGGCGACACCTGGTCGATCCTCGTCGGGCACCGCGACAACGCCCCCGAACCCCCGCGCGAGCGGCGCGGCGAACTGCCCGACTACCTCGACGAAGTCGTCCTCGCCCTGCTCGCCAAGGACCCCGAGCACCGCCCCGAGTCGGCCAGGGAACTGGCCCGTCGCCTCGCCGCGGGACGCGCCGGAGGACAGCCGCTCCGGCACGCCGCCCGGACCGCCCCGGCGAGTACGACCGGTGAACTCCCGTTGCCCGCCTGGGCGCAGAGCATGACGGCGGGCCGCAAGGCGGGCACCGCGGGGGACCGGGGCGCCGTGACACCCGCGCTCACCCGGCACTGGGTCGCGGCAGGCCGCGAGCCATCCGAACGCGTACCGCGGCAGGCGCCCCCGGCCGGAGCGGAGGCGCTGCGGACCGAGGCCCTGCGCGCCGCGGAGGAGGGCCGCTGGACCGAGGCCTGCGAACTGCACCGCAAGGTGATGGCCGAGCGCGGCCGGGCCCTCGGCCCCGACCACCCCGAGACCCTGACCAGCCGCTACGAGGTGGGCTACGCACTGGCCCGGGTCGGCCGCGACACCCAGGCACTCCAGGAGTACGAGCAGGTCGCCGCCGCCCGGGAACGCGTGCTCGGCGCCCTGCACCCCGAGACGCTGGGCGCCCGCCAGGAAACGGCCTATGTGCTCGGCAGACTCGGCCGCCACACCGAGGCGCACCGGCTCTACCTGATCGTCCTCGCCGGGCGGGAGCAGACTCTTGGCCCCGACCATCCGGACACCCTGCGCTGTCGCCACGACTTCGCCTTCAACCTGGGCCGGATGGGACAGGTGGAGGAGGCCTGCCGACTGGCCGCCGAGGTCGCCGAACAGCGGGCCCGCGTCCTTGGACCCTTGCACCAGGACACCCTGGTCTCCCGCTACGAGGTCGGCTACGCCCTCGGCCGCCTGGGCCGCTGGGCCGAGGCCCTGGAGGTCTACGGTTTCGTCGCCGAGGCCCGCGGCCGCGCGCTCGGCCCCACCCATCCGGAGACCCTCGCCGCGCGCTACGAGGTGGGTATCGGCCTCGGTCGCCTGGGCCGCAGCGAGGAGGCCCTGCACCTGTACCGCGAACTGCTCGCGGACCGTACCCGGATCGGTGGCCCCGAGGACCTGGAAACGCTGCGCGCCCGGCACGGCCTCGGCGTCAACCTCGGCCGCCTCGGTCGGTGGGACGAGGCCCTCGCCGAGGCCGAACACGTCCTCGCGGGCAGGGAACGCGCGCTCGGCCCCGACCATCCGGACACCCTGGTCGCCCGCCGCGAGGCGGCAGTCTGCCTCGGCTGGCTCGGCCGCTGGCCGCAGGCGCTCACCGCCTACCGAGGCGTCGCCGATTCGCGCGCCCGGATACTCGGGCCCGCGCACCCCGACACCCTCGCCGCCCGCGAGGACGAGGCCCGCTGCCTGGAACAGCTCGGCCGGCCCCAGGAAGCCGAGGCCCTGCACCGGCAGATCGCCGTACTGCGGGCGCGCCCCGCCTCCGTGCAGAGCTGA
- a CDS encoding oxygenase MpaB family protein, with protein MREEPDVEQGGTDGLVGTGPGTDRRAEPADGRGDPGLFGPGSVTWQVHSDPMMWVAGVRALYLQALLPRAVRGVTQNSDFRQDAWGRLRRTANFVGTTTYGTTERAERAGARVRKIHRMLSATDPRTGESYGVDETELLLWVHCAEIASYLEVVRRSGVPLSDLDADRYIDENRTAARLVGLDPAEVPADRKQLAAYFDQMVPQLAAGPEAREVDDFLRRPPVPPLLLPARAALWRPVGALAYAALPPYAHDLYGRCAPSEAAVTRRLRALGRVLRWVPATVRWQLPPKHILTAVERLGPSSRPAPFKLGG; from the coding sequence ATGCGAGAAGAGCCGGATGTGGAGCAGGGCGGGACGGACGGGCTCGTGGGCACGGGCCCGGGCACGGACCGGCGCGCGGAACCCGCGGACGGGCGCGGTGATCCGGGGCTGTTCGGCCCCGGGAGTGTGACCTGGCAGGTGCACAGCGATCCGATGATGTGGGTCGCCGGGGTGCGCGCCCTCTACCTCCAGGCGCTGCTGCCGAGGGCCGTGCGCGGGGTCACCCAGAACTCCGACTTCCGCCAGGACGCCTGGGGCCGCCTGCGGCGCACCGCGAACTTCGTCGGCACCACCACCTACGGCACCACCGAACGCGCCGAGCGCGCGGGCGCCCGGGTGCGCAAGATCCACCGGATGCTGAGCGCCACCGACCCGCGCACCGGGGAGAGTTACGGCGTCGACGAGACCGAACTGCTGCTGTGGGTGCACTGCGCCGAGATCGCCTCCTACCTGGAGGTGGTGCGGCGTTCCGGTGTCCCGCTGAGCGACCTGGACGCCGACCGCTACATCGACGAGAACCGGACAGCGGCCCGGCTCGTGGGCCTCGATCCCGCGGAGGTCCCGGCCGATCGGAAGCAACTCGCCGCCTACTTCGACCAGATGGTGCCGCAGCTCGCCGCCGGACCCGAAGCACGCGAGGTGGACGACTTCCTGCGCCGCCCGCCCGTACCGCCCCTGCTGCTGCCCGCACGGGCCGCACTGTGGCGTCCGGTCGGCGCTCTCGCCTACGCGGCGCTGCCTCCGTACGCCCATGACCTGTACGGACGTTGTGCGCCGAGCGAGGCGGCGGTGACCCGCCGACTGCGTGCGCTGGGCCGGGTCCTACGGTGGGTACCGGCCACCGTGCGCTGGCAGTTGCCGCCCAAGCACATCCTGACCGCGGTGGAACGACTCGGTCCGTCTTCCCGGCCAGCCCCGTTCAAACTCGGGGGATAG
- the paaK gene encoding phenylacetate--CoA ligase PaaK, translating to MTTDATTELLDDGERLGPQALRAVQIERLRTTLRHAYTHVPFYRKAFDAAGVRPEDCRTLADLARFPFTTKADLRDNYPFGMFAVPQDQVRRLHASSGTTGTPTVVGYSDRDLSLWADLVARSLRAAGARPGHKVHVAYGYGLFTGGLGAHYGAERLGCTVIPASGGMTARQVKLITDFRPEIIMVTPSYMLTLLDEFERQGVDPRGTSLKVGVFGAEPWTEQMRREIEERFALDAVDIYGLSEVMGPGVAQECVETKDGLHIWEDHFLPEVIDPVTGEVLPDGEEGELVFTTLTKEAMPVVRYRTRDLTRLLPGTARVFRRMEKVTGRSDDMVILRGVNLFPTQIEEIVLRTPGVAPHFQLRLTREGRMDALTVRAEARADATGAEREAAAESVARTVKEVIGVSVAVEIVDPETLERSVGKIRRIVDLREDRG from the coding sequence ATGACCACGGACGCGACGACCGAACTGCTGGACGACGGCGAGCGGCTGGGCCCGCAGGCATTGCGGGCCGTGCAGATCGAGCGGCTGCGCACCACCCTGCGCCACGCGTACACCCATGTGCCGTTCTACCGGAAGGCGTTCGACGCGGCGGGGGTGCGGCCCGAGGACTGCCGTACGCTCGCCGACCTGGCGCGCTTCCCGTTCACCACCAAGGCCGATCTGCGCGACAACTACCCCTTCGGGATGTTCGCCGTGCCGCAGGACCAGGTCCGGCGGCTGCACGCCTCCAGCGGTACCACCGGCACGCCCACCGTCGTCGGCTACTCGGACCGCGACCTCTCGCTGTGGGCGGACCTGGTGGCCCGCTCGCTGCGGGCCGCGGGCGCCCGGCCGGGCCACAAGGTCCATGTCGCCTACGGCTACGGCCTGTTCACCGGTGGGCTCGGCGCACACTACGGCGCGGAGCGGCTCGGCTGCACGGTGATCCCGGCCTCCGGCGGCATGACCGCACGCCAGGTCAAGCTGATCACCGACTTCCGCCCCGAGATCATCATGGTCACGCCCTCGTACATGCTCACGCTGCTCGACGAGTTCGAGCGGCAGGGCGTGGATCCGCGCGGGACCTCGCTCAAGGTGGGCGTGTTCGGGGCGGAGCCCTGGACCGAGCAGATGCGGCGCGAGATCGAGGAGCGGTTCGCCCTCGACGCGGTGGACATATACGGGCTCTCCGAGGTCATGGGACCCGGTGTGGCCCAGGAGTGCGTGGAGACCAAGGACGGGCTGCACATCTGGGAGGACCATTTCCTGCCGGAGGTGATCGACCCGGTGACCGGTGAGGTGCTTCCCGACGGCGAGGAGGGCGAACTGGTCTTCACCACACTCACCAAGGAGGCCATGCCCGTTGTCCGTTACCGCACCCGCGACCTGACCCGGCTGCTGCCCGGCACCGCCCGGGTCTTCCGCCGGATGGAGAAGGTCACCGGCCGCAGCGACGACATGGTGATCCTGCGCGGCGTGAACCTCTTCCCCACCCAGATCGAGGAGATCGTGCTGCGGACGCCCGGTGTCGCGCCGCACTTCCAGCTGCGGCTGACCCGCGAGGGCCGGATGGACGCGCTCACGGTGCGGGCGGAGGCCCGCGCGGACGCGACCGGCGCCGAGCGCGAGGCCGCCGCCGAATCGGTCGCCCGTACGGTGAAGGAGGTCATCGGGGTCTCGGTGGCCGTAGAGATCGTGGACCCCGAGACGCTGGAGCGCTCGGTGGGCAAGATCCGGCGGATCGTCGATCTGCGGGAGGACCGGGGATAG
- a CDS encoding NAD(P)/FAD-dependent oxidoreductase: MPARDAYDAVIVGGGHNGLVAAAYLARAGRSVLLLERLGTTGGAAVSTRPFAGVDARLSRYSYLVSLLPQKILTDLGLRFAVRKRGVSSYTPVERAGRPTGLLVGGSEARTRASFAALTGSDRAHEAWLRFYATTQRVAERVFPTLTEPLPGKDELRARVDDDAAWRMLFEEPLGAAVERYFEDDLVRGVVLTDALIGTFADAHDPGLSQNRCFLYHVIGGGTGDWDVPVGGMGAFTDALAAAARAAGTEIRTGHEALRVETDGTSAEVTFHDGTAEHTVGARHVLVNASPEELAALLGEESAPRAEGAQLKVNMLLRRLPRLRDSAVDPREAFAGTFHVAEGYGQLATAYAEAAAGRLPSAPPSEIYCHSLTDPSILGPDLAASGHHTLTLFGLHTPARLFRADNDTAREELLAATLAQLDTHLAEPLADCLAKDADGRPCIEAKTPLDLERDLRLPGGNIFHRELAFPYRQEGAGRWGTATAHANVHLCGAGAVRGGGVSGIPGHNAAMAVLEETGAE; encoded by the coding sequence ATGCCTGCACGCGATGCCTATGACGCCGTGATCGTCGGCGGCGGACACAACGGCCTGGTTGCCGCGGCGTATCTCGCCCGCGCCGGGCGCTCGGTCCTCCTCCTGGAACGCCTCGGCACGACCGGCGGGGCCGCCGTCTCCACCCGCCCCTTCGCCGGAGTCGACGCCCGTCTCTCGCGCTACTCGTACCTGGTGAGCCTGCTGCCGCAGAAGATCCTCACCGACCTCGGCCTGCGCTTCGCCGTACGCAAGCGCGGCGTCTCCTCGTACACACCCGTGGAGCGCGCCGGACGGCCCACCGGGCTGCTCGTCGGCGGCTCCGAGGCCCGCACCCGCGCGTCCTTCGCCGCGCTGACCGGCTCCGACCGCGCCCACGAGGCGTGGCTGCGCTTCTACGCGACGACCCAGCGGGTGGCCGAGCGGGTCTTTCCGACCCTGACCGAACCCCTGCCGGGCAAGGACGAGCTGCGTGCCCGGGTGGACGACGACGCGGCCTGGCGGATGCTCTTCGAGGAGCCGCTCGGGGCCGCCGTCGAGCGGTACTTCGAGGACGACCTGGTCCGCGGGGTGGTCCTCACCGACGCGCTGATCGGCACCTTCGCCGACGCCCACGATCCGGGCCTGAGCCAGAACAGGTGTTTCCTCTACCACGTGATCGGAGGCGGCACCGGGGACTGGGACGTACCGGTCGGCGGCATGGGCGCGTTCACCGACGCGCTCGCGGCGGCGGCCCGCGCGGCGGGCACCGAGATCCGCACCGGCCACGAGGCTCTGCGCGTCGAGACCGACGGCACGTCGGCCGAGGTCACCTTCCACGACGGCACCGCCGAGCACACGGTCGGCGCCCGGCACGTCCTGGTGAACGCCTCGCCGGAGGAACTCGCCGCACTCCTCGGCGAGGAATCCGCACCGCGTGCGGAGGGCGCCCAGCTCAAGGTCAACATGCTGCTGCGGCGGCTGCCGAGGCTGCGGGACAGCGCCGTGGACCCGCGCGAGGCCTTCGCCGGGACCTTCCATGTCGCCGAGGGCTACGGCCAGTTGGCCACCGCCTACGCCGAGGCCGCCGCGGGGCGGCTGCCCTCCGCGCCGCCCTCGGAGATCTACTGCCACTCGCTGACCGACCCCTCCATCCTCGGCCCCGACCTCGCGGCGAGCGGCCACCACACCCTGACCCTGTTCGGACTGCACACCCCGGCCCGCCTGTTCCGCGCCGACAACGACACGGCACGCGAGGAACTGCTCGCCGCCACCCTGGCCCAGCTCGACACCCATCTCGCCGAGCCGCTGGCCGACTGCCTGGCAAAGGACGCGGACGGCAGACCCTGTATCGAGGCCAAGACCCCGCTCGACCTGGAACGCGACCTGCGCCTGCCCGGCGGCAACATCTTCCACCGTGAACTGGCCTTCCCCTACCGGCAGGAGGGCGCGGGCCGCTGGGGCACCGCGACCGCGCACGCCAATGTGCACCTGTGCGGAGCGGGAGCGGTCCGGGGCGGTGGAGTGAGCGGTATCCCCGGGCACAACGCGGCCATGGCGGTGCTGGAGGAGACCGGCGCGGAGTGA